The following is a genomic window from Procambarus clarkii isolate CNS0578487 chromosome 52, FALCON_Pclarkii_2.0, whole genome shotgun sequence.
GTTCACAAAGACCGTGACCCCTACGCAGAGAACGGAGGACAACATACAGGTCAACAGTGATCATACAGGGTCCAGGTAGTACAGTCGggctcgttctcgactcacaatcgagaattccatgTTCGAGTCCTGGGTgacacagaaatggttgggcgcgttgGCTTTCACCTcatacccctgttcacctagcagtaagtaggtactcaggagttagcttgttgtggggttgcagcctgggcggggtcagtaattcgacctcagGGGGGACCTCGGTATAAGCCTAACGTGAATTGTACGTAtaacctggcttcctgtcccccgatacAATTAAATATTATTGTAAATTATTAAAGTGCTTAGTATTAAAAGTAACAATATTAAACTGATAATTTACTCATCATAacgatttaatttcaagaaataggACTAAAAATCATCACCTTCAAGGCTTCCTCATCGTTTAGTTCTCTGCCTAAAAGTTCCAAATGCTCGATTTGTCGCAATTTTTTTCTAATCTTCCTGATGGCCTTGTGAGCAGGCGACCCCAGCTGGtccgccatccctgctgacggcaccacaacacgtgacgtcatcacaacacctGACGTCACCACCTGGGGGTATCttcccgagggggggggggggtgaagagaaGGGTACAAGCCCaaagataataataatttatCTATACAAAACACAGAAGATTTGTTCAAGTCTTTGTTCTAAAATAAAGATTTGTTCTAAAACAAAGATTTGTCGTAAAACAAAGATTTGTTCTAGAACAATGATTTGTTTTAGTTTCCCATTGTCGGaatatcggggggggggggggggaactcctagttcaaccttgacgacgagcggacgtctggacacctcctccaCCTGGGAGCCGCCTGAGCACgtcctgttttcgcgttttggctttgttaCTGCCTtttgttgacagttgagaggcgggccgaaagagccagagctccacccgTGCAAGCACACTAGgtgctaacattaaacatcgataagacttactacatcttatttggaagcaaatcatcaaatgcaattcagctacagatagacaacattaacatcagtaataaaaatgatggcaagtttcttggcctattcctagacaagagactcaacttcagcacccacattcaacacataactaagaaagtctctaagacagttggtatactctccaaaatcagatattatgttcctaactctgctctcctctccctatattatgcactaatctacccctatcttaattatggtatctgtgcatgggggtctaccactgcaaaccaccttaagcccatcatcacacagcaaaaatctgctatcagaattataactaactctgctttcagacaacactcagctcccttgtttaaatctctaaacttgctaaatattaactccctccacacattctcttgtgtcaactacatttacaaaaccctgttcttaaatgcaaatcctgctctgaaactctccctggacagatgtaataggacccattatcaccacaccagaaatatatatctctttgatatccccagggtcaaacttaatctgtgtaaacactctatgcaaattaagggacctagtttatggaactcactccctagtgaattgaaaaactgtaaaacttttgccttatttaaaagcaaaaccaaaaagtacctaacttcatctatttagtttcctacactgagctttaaatttgctctgtacctagtgttacccaatctcctaatttttatgtaatatcaaacaaccttatcattgtgttcattgctgtcttcttttatgtgctagccatatgctgtattgtgactaccaatttttgtcaactaccattcaagctgtcattgcaatcaatcttatattgtttctgctgtattgtgcctaccaatttgttgtcaactaccattttaagctgtcattgcaatcaatcttagctacctatgtgctttaatatactgtacctacaattttctctcatcttcttttttttttcatttcatgtaatctgttcatcatttttttgtctataaattttgcaagtatttacctccttaaaattttcttagattaaggacctgcccgaaacgctgcgcgtgctagtggctttacaagactgtaattacaagACTGTAGGTGATTACCCACACACGGAGccagacggctgagtggacagcgctcgtggCTCGTAATCCTATGAACCGGGAATCAATCCCTGGCAatagcggaaacaaatgagcagagtttatttcactctgatgcccctgtttacctagcagtaaacaggtacctgggagttagacagctacgggctgcttcctgggtgtgtaattacctaagtgtagttacaggacacAGGATACAACTCAcaacatgaaacggacagagagaaagatctaggaattgatataataccaaacctgtctcctgaagctcatataaaaagaaaaacattggcgacgtatgcgaggctggctaacatcagaactgccttcaggaacctgtgtaaggaatcattcagaaccttgtatcccacatatgtaagaccaatcctggagtatgcggccccagcatggagcccgtaccttgtcaagcacaagatgaaggtggaaaaggttcagaggtatgccactaggctagtcccagaactaagaggcatgagttacgaggacaggctgcgtgaaatgtgtcagagtagttaacagatggaatgcattattcagtgatgtggctgactccatacacagtttcaaatgtagatatgatagagcccagtaggctcgggaacctgtacacctgttgattaacagttgagaggcgggatcaaagaaccagatctcaactcctgcaagcacaactaggcgaatacaacagttgcctaacttttGGCTGCCTGTTTTCTTGCTATAGGTAAAcataggcatcaggtgaaagaaaacgtgcccaagCGTTTCTGTCTTGTCCTGGGGGCTGAACCCGAAGACTAAGCCACTGTGCAACAGGACCCCCGTGAATGATCTGTACAGTTCCCAGTGTAAATATCTCCATGATAATAATACACTGTACATTACTGGTAGAatttaatgtaaaaaaaaaatataattttaattattgtaTCAATATCTATGTCACATGTGGTATCTAAAAATGACATTTCATTTTGTGTCAAGTATTCCTCTTATCTAAAATCTAAGTAcagtattttaaataataaagtaTCTAAAACAAGCACACTGCTTCACTAATATAAATACACAAATTTTAACAATAACTTACATTGAGAAAAATACATCTGTCCCTGAggatatttacataatatatatatatatatatatatatatatatatatatatatatatatatatatatatatatatatatatatatatatatatatatatatatatatatataaactactaTGCTGCCTTATTACCCTATAGTAACCTACCTTATATATATGGTCCCagagaaaaaaaattgtgtaTACAATTTTAATATTATAGAAACAATTGatattgtaacacacacacacacacataaatactcCCTACAGCTTAAGCCAATTTAAAAGCTACACATATTTGGTTGTCTTTTTAATATAATAAACTGCTCACAAAATATCCACCCCTGCAGTCACATAAATATCTAAGCTCTTCGAACTCTAAGACGAAATCCTCATCGAACTCTTGTGTGATGTTGTTGAACCTCAACAATAAGGTTGAGTCACGATTAAAGTCTctgagaaatagcctaagctaccctatccctttgagatgtatttatttcttgtctcaataaacatacttgaacttgaagtctCTGAACATTGCACAAGTGAACCTGTTCACCTGTTCACAGACATCCTTGATGGCAATACTTCCTCCCACACTCAGCGTATGGGTCATGATGTTTCTACAAATAATTAACTACATTTGATTCCAAGCGTTGTTTACATCATCCCATTATTGCCAACTTGTCCCAACCCATTACAGGTAAATGACCATACATGAGTCTGACATAATACACCTGCTAGCATATGCCTTACATCAGATCCCTGTTAGTATATATATCAGTCTTATATCAGATCCCTGTTAGTATATCAGTCTTATATCAGATCCCTGTTAGTATATCAGTCTTATATCAGATCCCTGTTAGTATATCAGTCTTATATCAGATCCCTCTTAGTATATCAGTCTTATATCAGATCCGTTAGTATATCAGTCTTATATCAGATCCCTGTTAGTATATCAGTCTTATATCAGATCCCTGTTAGTATATCAGTCTTATATCAGATCCCTGTTAGTATATCAGTCTTATATCAGATCCCTGTTAGTATATCAGTCTTATATCAGATCCCTGTTAGTATATCAGTCTTATATCAGATCCCTGCTAGTAAATCAGTCTTATATCAGATCCCTGTTAGTATATCAGTCTTATATCAGATCCCTGTTAGTATATCAGTCTTATATCAGATCCCTGTTAGTATATCAGTCTTATATCAGATCCCTGCTAGTATATCAGTCTTATATCTGCAGATCCCTGTTAGTATATCAGTCTTATATCAGATCCCTGCTAGTATATCAGTCTTATATCAGATCCCTATTAGTATATCAGTCATGTCAGATCCCTGTTAGTATATCAGTCTTATATCAGATCCCTGTTAGTATATCAGTCTTACATCAGATCCCTGCTAGTATATCAGTCTTACATCAGATCCCTGCTAGTATATCAGTCTTATATCAGATCCCTGTTAGTATATCAGTCTTATATCAGATCCCTGCTAGTATATCAGTCTTATATCAGATCCCTGTGAGTATATCAATCATATCAGATACCTGTTAGTATATCAGTCATATCAGATCTCTGTTAGTATATCAGTCTCATATCAGATCCCTGCTAGTATATCAGTCTTATATCAGATCCCTGCTAGTATATTAGTCTTATATCAGATCCCTGCTAGTATATCAGTCTCATATCAGATCCCTGCTAGTATATCAGTCTCATATCAGATCCCTGCTAGTATATTAGTCTTATATCAGATCCCTGCTAGTATATCAGTCTCATATCAGATCCCTGCTAGTATATCAGTCTTACATCAGATCCCTGCTAGTATATTAGTCTTATATCAGATCCCTGCTAGTATATCAGTCTTATATCAGATCCCTGCTAGTATATCAGTCTTACATCAGATCCCTGCTAGTATATCAGTCTTATATCAGATCCCTGCTAGTATATCAGTCTTACATCAGATCCCTGCTAGTATATCAGTCTTACATCAGATCCCTGTGAGTATATCAATCATATCAGATACCTGTTAGTATATCAGTCATATCAGATCCCTGCTAGTATATCAGTCTTACATCAGATCCCTGCTAGTATATCAGATCCCTGCTAGTATATCAGTCTTATATCAGAtccctgctagtatataacgtacagTAAGATATCTAAAATAATTTcagttgtcggggacaggaagcctgcacttAGGCTTATCGAGGCCCCCCTCTAGGCCTACTGACATTTCCCCAGGATGGATCCCACAGCAGTTTACTAATTCCCGGgttcctattttattgctaggtgaacagatgcatcaggtgaaaggaaacgtgcccgacCGCATCTGTCTTGCCCAGGGGTTGAACCCGGGTCCCTGAGTtcatggtgctgttgttggtgggagACATTACCCtaaatatttacaaatatacgctcATGTCAATCTCAAGTCTGCCATTATAAATATGAATATAAAAAGGAGTTTGTTGAAGATCATAGAGATATTTTCTCCCAAATTCGTGCAGTTTTACTCAAGAGTAAAACTGATTTGAGATTCTTTCTGGTTTCGTCTGAGATATATTGTGATAGCAGCTGCCAGCATGTGTTGTCGGGTGTGATGGCAATGCTTTCCACGACACCAACACGAAAACCACCAATCTGCCATTTTGTTATCTCACGGGTCTCATTAATCCACCACTGTAATACCATCTTGTACATTCTCTCATCTTTCGTTGGTGTCTACTTAACCATGATAATACAATCTTAAGACATTCTGTCATCTCTCACAGGTGACATTAAACCATCACTATAATGAAATCTTAATAACAGCAAGACTATATTTATGACATGGCGGCTAGCTGGTATGTCTGGACATTGCATATTTATTTAAATGTTTAACAATTTCAGGAGCTCCAACCCCCAGTTTGGGTCTCTCAAACTTTCCTCCAAAGTAAGCAAACACTTTATGCGGAACGAGTTGCTCAGAGTTTGTTGATGGATCTGTGCAATCTTCACACATCCTGCGGAAGATGGAACACATTCTTTCCACAAGCTTGTCTTCAGTCCATATGTCTctatgttttctctttttctcaaGTTCCATGAAGAAGCAGTTCTTAAGGGCAAACCCACAGGGAGCAGGTATATTCCAGTACCTTGAGTCCCACCACCTGAACCTTCTCTTGAGGTGTTTGGTCATCCATGGCTCGGGTTTCATGCAGGAGAGTAATGTCTTACAAGACAGGAAGGTGCGGCGTTCATGAATATCCAGTTGCCTTAATATCGACGCTTCTATTCCAGCGAAGGAGAACCTCCACTCTCCACCCCCGATGCTGGTCAGGTAAACTTGATCCTGGTCGTGTGGGATGAGAAATGGCCTATCTACCCCCTTAGGCCACCTGACTTTCATTACAGGGACCAGGTCAACGCCAACAAGCAGCAATGGGTACTGTTGCCCTTGCCAGGCCAGCGCCAGGCCTGCCCCTACCTTGGTCCGCGTTACACCGGGCGGGACGAAGCTGAGACGATGGTCCACGACCTCGTGATGTTCCACAGCACTTTGTACTGCttcgaaaaacatgtttttccaaTTGGATTTCTTAAGtagatgttttatttctttattcTTAGTTTTAATTCTGACACTGAGACTATGACCTTTCTTAAGAGGATTTTTACCAACTAACCTTACCACTTTAACTTCCAACGCTGGTAGGTCCTTAatgacataatttacatcatattCATCAGGACCATAGAGCCGAGTGCCATCTGCAGAACTACCCAGAAGCTCAAGTTCCCCTTGGAGTAGCGGGTTCATATCGGAAACTCTTTCCATGATAACCTGCAACTCCTTCATAACAGCTGATCGCACCTCCGCCGCCTCTCCTTCCATGAAGTTGACTTCCTTGTTATTGTTCAAAATATCAGTCATGTTCAGCGACTGAAAGTGGTGCTTGACAGCTTCAGAGCAACTGTTCACTCGCCACGGGTCTTCGTCCACTGCCGCATTCTCACAAACTTTCTGGTATAGTTGTAAATATTTAATGAAATTATTTCTCACCTCCGTATGTGTATTCCCTGCTTTACAAGTATATCCATGGAAGTGATGGGATAAATATTCAAAGGTCTGGTCATGACCAAACAAAGCAGCCAAGTGGGTTGGGGAACGATTATAATTATCAGGACATACGTGGCTCGGGTCGATAATACTCAAGAAAAATGCAAGGAGTGATGTGTGGCCAAAGGCAGCAGCCTGGTGGAGTGGGGTAGTGCCCGTGAGAGGCTCCACCACAATGTTCACATCCACCCCACCTATTGTCACCAGCAGGAAGGTCAGCTGCACCAGGCCCATCTGAGACGCCAGCAGTAGAGTTGGTGATACTTGACGCGCAGCCACGCTCACTCTCTCCTGCTGCCCAGTGTGGTGTGACCTGCAGTAAGCTTTATACAACTTCGTCTGCAAgtgaataacacttgaaatggcaTCCTTATCCTCCCTGTCCTTCACTTTCTCCCGGTGGTGGGTCAGAATCCTCCTCTCTTGGTCGTATATTTCCTGCACAATGAAATTATCGTTGTTTTTAATGTAGAAAAATAACAAATACAAAGCAATCATTGATATAAAACAATTCAACAATAAAAAAACATGTTAAAGAACATCATCTTCATTTAAATCCAAAGATTATGCTTAAAATAAAAATCATGAAAATATGATCAAGGATAGGCTAGTATTTTACTACAATCTTAAGACATTCTTATATTTCTAAATGTTAATACATGAATTCACGTTTATAATACTTTTTAACAAGCT
Proteins encoded in this region:
- the LOC138352207 gene encoding platelet binding protein GspB-like, with translation MAILPPTLSSYIRSLLVYQSYIRSLLVYQSYIRSVSISVLYQIPVSISVLYQIPVSISVLYQIPVSISVLYQIPVSISVLYQIPVSISVLYQIPASKSVLYQIPVSISVLYQIPVSISVLYQIPVSISVLYQIPASISVLYLQIPVSISVLYQIPASISVLYQIPISISVMSDPYPCEYINHIRYLLVYQSYQISVSISVSYQIPASISVLYQIPASILVLYQIPASISVSYQIPASISVSYQIPASILVLYQIPASISVSYQIPASISVLHQIPASILVLYQIPASISVLYQIPASISVLHQIPASISVLYQIPASISVLHQIPASISVLHQIPVSISIISDTC
- the LOC123763599 gene encoding serine/threonine-protein phosphatase 6 regulatory ankyrin repeat subunit C isoform X2, whose translation is MNTMPLHKAAWTGAARCVRSLLEAGANIEAKTHNLYTPLHKAARKNQVEVISILISWGCEREAQTAAGWTALHVAGLGGCVEAAQALLAHNLDPTARDAKGRTPATVADVWGRSDAHWFFSKLPKVVFDASLAPATGMFKEDSRAIYEDNEKAVLRWAQEGKFWKLKDRIPNIRDGHYQDHRGYTALHVAAHRGDETTVRVLLEDRCLVYPGALTYSGHTPADLARLGGFSQLADLIQDALHSSKSGEVEERHLYGRLLELICHGDDVQEACQLLLQGAPLEATAEYPTHALVLAVTSNRPRILSLLVAAGAPLTPVVCGLNLLQLAWLSPDVTTYVKMLVTRAMEHVLEEEAGRVRGQAHGLYEGITRLLGVVKGPRPWLAAWPSLHPPSQHQHTQVPPSPQLMVAAAEADCRLTTVFLEQAGAMPFTVHQASGLTAINAALRASHWHLATHLAKTSGSLYIPSAPGAILPRDLLPEDKKQKLEKEIYDQERRILTHHREKVKDREDKDAISSVIHLQTKLYKAYCRSHHTGQQERVSVAARQVSPTLLLASQMGLVQLTFLLVTIGGVDVNIVVEPLTGTTPLHQAAAFGHTSLLAFFLSIIDPSHVCPDNYNRSPTHLAALFGHDQTFEYLSHHFHGYTCKAGNTHTEVRNNFIKYLQLYQKVCENAAVDEDPWRVNSCSEAVKHHFQSLNMTDILNNNKEVNFMEGEAAEVRSAVMKELQVIMERVSDMNPLLQGELELLGSSADGTRLYGPDEYDVNYVIKDLPALEVKVVRLVGKNPLKKGHSLSVRIKTKNKEIKHLLKKSNWKNMFFEAVQSAVEHHEVVDHRLSFVPPGVTRTKVGAGLALAWQGQQYPLLLVGVDLVPVMKVRWPKGVDRPFLIPHDQDQVYLTSIGGGEWRFSFAGIEASILRQLDIHERRTFLSCKTLLSCMKPEPWMTKHLKRRFRWWDSRYWNIPAPCGFALKNCFFMELEKKRKHRDIWTEDKLVERMCSIFRRMCEDCTDPSTNSEQLVPHKVFAYFGGKFERPKLGVGAPEIVKHLNKYAMSRHTS